In one Natronosalvus amylolyticus genomic region, the following are encoded:
- a CDS encoding ABC transporter ATP-binding protein yields the protein MILEIDQLTHSYGAELAVDSVSFGLEEGELVALIGPSGCGKTTIVQAIAGHVQPTAGRIALRDRDVTGEPPEERHVGIVFQQPTLYPHMRVSENVAYGLTARGLDRQQRTERVNQYLELVDLSDQRDAYPSELSGGQQRRVEFARALAPQPDVLLLDEPLSALDRQLRERMREEIARIQAETGVTTLFVTHDQEEAMALADRLIVMNDGHISGSGTPRSLYRSPPTQFVASFLGRSNPFSATVVARQPPILRVGEREFTLSDEAVTVPEGTSVTCHVRPADVSLRPPAGTTVDDLSLPGEVVSVADIGCRYDVTVQTATGHEFVVETAERPPREGDKRTIELPRDRITVFESGGRGRVGSTALPETSF from the coding sequence ATGATTCTCGAGATCGACCAGCTTACACACAGCTATGGTGCCGAGCTAGCCGTTGATAGTGTCTCGTTCGGACTCGAGGAAGGCGAACTCGTCGCATTGATCGGTCCCAGTGGGTGTGGGAAGACAACGATCGTTCAGGCGATCGCCGGTCACGTCCAGCCGACGGCAGGACGGATAGCACTCCGCGACCGAGACGTAACTGGAGAACCACCCGAGGAGCGCCACGTCGGGATCGTCTTCCAGCAACCGACGCTGTACCCTCATATGCGTGTCAGTGAGAACGTCGCCTATGGGCTCACAGCGCGTGGCCTCGACAGGCAACAGCGAACTGAGCGAGTGAACCAGTATCTCGAACTGGTCGATCTCAGCGACCAACGGGACGCGTATCCGTCTGAACTGAGTGGCGGTCAGCAACGCCGAGTCGAATTCGCTCGAGCACTCGCGCCACAGCCAGACGTGTTGCTCCTCGATGAACCCCTATCGGCCCTGGACAGGCAGTTACGCGAGCGAATGCGTGAGGAAATTGCCCGAATTCAGGCCGAAACCGGAGTCACAACCCTGTTCGTCACCCACGACCAGGAGGAGGCGATGGCGCTTGCCGATCGACTCATCGTGATGAACGACGGTCATATCTCCGGTTCCGGAACACCACGAAGTCTCTATCGTTCACCACCAACCCAGTTTGTGGCATCGTTCCTCGGTCGATCGAACCCGTTCTCGGCAACGGTTGTTGCCCGGCAACCGCCTATCCTCCGGGTGGGGGAGCGAGAATTCACCCTCTCTGACGAAGCGGTTACCGTCCCCGAGGGAACGTCCGTTACGTGTCACGTGCGCCCTGCGGATGTATCGCTACGGCCACCTGCAGGAACGACAGTCGACGATCTTTCACTCCCCGGTGAAGTCGTGTCTGTGGCCGATATCGGCTGTCGATACGATGTGACAGTCCAGACTGCCACTGGCCACGAGTTCGTGGTAGAGACAGCTGAACGCCCCCCGAGAGAGGGAGACAAACGCACGATCGAGCTCCCACGAGACCGAATAACGGTCTTCGAATCCGGCGGCCGTGGGCGTGTGGGTTCCACTGCGCTCCCAGAAACCAGTTTCTGA
- a CDS encoding cob(I)yrinic acid a,c-diamide adenosyltransferase: MPIYTGRGDDGETDLRDMSRVSKTSPRIEAYGTVDELNALIGSIRPTGYEDIDDQLQAIQNHLHIVLADFANPDPSEDDPIVREGHIETVESWIDAHDEELEPLRSFILPTGSDSGSRLHHARAVCRRAERRGVALAETEPINETAVQYLNRLSDGLFTLARVVNMRDGEIEESPSY; the protein is encoded by the coding sequence ATGCCTATCTACACTGGTCGAGGTGACGACGGCGAGACCGATCTTCGTGATATGAGCCGCGTGTCGAAAACCAGCCCGCGGATCGAAGCGTATGGAACCGTCGACGAACTCAACGCGCTCATCGGCTCGATTCGACCGACGGGCTACGAGGATATCGATGATCAACTTCAGGCGATCCAGAACCATCTTCACATCGTACTCGCCGATTTCGCCAACCCCGACCCATCGGAGGACGATCCGATCGTTCGCGAGGGGCACATCGAAACCGTCGAATCGTGGATCGACGCTCACGACGAGGAACTCGAGCCCCTTCGATCGTTCATTCTTCCGACCGGGAGTGACAGTGGCTCGAGATTGCACCACGCCAGAGCCGTGTGTCGACGGGCCGAACGGCGGGGCGTCGCACTGGCCGAAACCGAACCGATAAACGAGACGGCTGTCCAGTATCTCAATCGGCTCTCGGATGGGCTATTTACGCTCGCTCGCGTGGTGAATATGCGGGATGGCGAAATCGAAGAATCTCCCTCGTACTGA
- a CDS encoding DUF2150 family protein yields the protein MSNPPTEFYSAERWQNWIDRIDDEEIDPEDESSARLLLNLQDDTAIAIAKIVAAYDDGDLDEDAALDEIAEVREIVLSEVDIDDEETRMLVDGVQTSLVCVFIAAEEYVASGPAEEGSVADYVGAAADAEAEEDLDAALGFAAQGGTLIFDGETLDMTIAEELEYGLVTEWINGLDSLQSAMSDPEVVEEDE from the coding sequence ATGAGCAATCCCCCGACCGAGTTTTATTCCGCAGAACGCTGGCAAAACTGGATCGATCGCATCGACGACGAAGAGATCGACCCGGAGGACGAATCCTCGGCCCGTTTACTGTTGAATCTGCAGGACGACACGGCTATCGCCATCGCCAAAATCGTCGCCGCCTACGACGATGGCGACCTCGACGAGGACGCAGCACTCGATGAGATTGCCGAAGTGCGCGAGATCGTCCTCTCGGAGGTCGACATCGATGACGAAGAGACGCGGATGCTCGTCGACGGGGTGCAGACTAGCCTGGTTTGCGTGTTTATTGCCGCAGAGGAGTACGTCGCCAGCGGTCCTGCAGAGGAAGGCAGCGTCGCCGACTACGTGGGTGCGGCCGCCGACGCCGAAGCCGAAGAGGATCTGGATGCAGCCCTCGGCTTTGCCGCACAGGGCGGCACGCTGATTTTCGACGGCGAAACGCTCGATATGACCATCGCGGAAGAACTCGAGTACGGGCTCGTCACCGAGTGGATCAACGGTCTGGACAGCCTCCAGAGTGCGATGAGCGATCCGGAAGTCGTCGAAGAGGACGAGTAG
- the gcvPA gene encoding aminomethyl-transferring glycine dehydrogenase subunit GcvPA produces the protein MHGTRTSGSPYAPHTDDDTAAMLEAIGADSVDDLFDIPEGVWFDDEFGIPARSERETRALVRRTLEKNESLVELLGRGHYGYYVPSLVDHLADRSEYLTSYTQYQPETSQGFLQALFEYQSLLVELTGLEIANCSMYDAATALGEAATLAERVRETSGHRVLVPDTILEGRRSTLENYVAGTDLEVETYPTWEGTVDLVDLERQIDEDVVMLYAENPTVSGSIEPNLSEVGSLASSSDALFVLGSDPIALSLLQRPVDVGADVVVGDASVLGLPTSYGMGLGLFATRESYLRQVPGRLVGVSEDDQDRRAFTLTLQTREQHIRRERATSNICTNQAWVALRTAMHAAMLGPDGLVDLAKRDVVRAESLAERLNELDGITAPANDRRHFREFVAHVDDSARAIARALEERGYAVHVLDDDHIQCCISGVTEADIGGFVAAISEVTQ, from the coding sequence ATGCACGGAACACGTACTTCGGGGAGTCCGTACGCTCCTCACACGGACGACGATACGGCGGCGATGCTCGAGGCAATCGGTGCCGACTCGGTCGACGACCTCTTTGACATTCCGGAGGGGGTCTGGTTCGACGACGAGTTCGGTATCCCTGCCCGGAGCGAGCGCGAAACGCGAGCGCTGGTCCGGCGAACGCTCGAGAAAAACGAATCGCTGGTGGAGTTGCTGGGACGGGGTCACTACGGTTACTACGTCCCGTCACTGGTCGATCACCTCGCCGACCGGTCGGAGTATCTGACGTCGTACACGCAGTACCAGCCCGAGACGTCACAGGGGTTCTTGCAGGCGCTATTCGAGTATCAGTCGCTGCTGGTCGAGCTAACGGGACTCGAGATAGCGAACTGTTCGATGTACGACGCGGCAACGGCACTCGGCGAGGCAGCGACGCTCGCAGAACGTGTTCGAGAAACCTCCGGACATCGCGTCCTGGTCCCCGACACGATTCTCGAGGGTCGCCGGAGCACCCTCGAGAACTACGTCGCTGGAACGGACCTCGAAGTAGAAACGTATCCGACGTGGGAGGGAACCGTCGATCTGGTCGACCTCGAGCGACAGATCGACGAGGATGTCGTGATGTTGTATGCCGAGAACCCGACGGTGTCGGGTTCGATCGAACCAAACCTCTCCGAGGTTGGCTCTCTCGCTTCGTCGTCGGATGCCCTGTTCGTGCTTGGCTCCGATCCGATTGCACTGTCGCTGTTGCAGCGACCGGTCGACGTCGGTGCCGATGTTGTCGTCGGTGACGCTAGCGTGCTGGGGTTACCCACCAGTTACGGCATGGGACTCGGGCTGTTTGCGACGCGCGAATCGTACCTACGTCAGGTACCTGGCCGACTCGTCGGCGTCAGCGAAGACGACCAGGATCGCCGTGCGTTCACGCTGACGCTCCAGACGCGTGAACAACACATCAGACGCGAACGCGCGACGAGTAATATCTGTACGAATCAGGCGTGGGTTGCCCTTCGAACGGCGATGCACGCAGCGATGCTCGGTCCGGATGGACTGGTCGACCTGGCAAAACGTGATGTCGTACGAGCGGAGTCGCTCGCCGAACGGCTCAATGAGTTAGACGGTATTACAGCGCCGGCTAATGACCGCCGGCATTTCCGTGAGTTCGTTGCCCACGTTGACGACAGTGCCAGAGCGATTGCTCGAGCACTCGAGGAACGCGGGTACGCGGTTCACGTCCTCGACGACGATCACATCCAGTGTTGCATCTCGGGTGTAACGGAGGCAGATATTGGTGGGTTCGTCGCCGCGATTAGCGAGGTGACACAATGA
- the gcvPB gene encoding aminomethyl-transferring glycine dehydrogenase subunit GcvPB, with protein MSDNVSDTEKSGVEDAYYEQARYVRNGKYEPLLAEKDSTRVTIDDDESPLPADLTRDTLELPGLSEPELARHYTRLSQMIYGIDTGPYPLGSCTMKYNPKFTEDVAALESGAVHPGRSPETIQGTLELLYRLQGYLAQIGGMDAVTLQPPAGAAGEFVGIRVANAYHEHNDEGHRDEVIIPESAHGTNFATAALGGYNVVSLPSNDEGRVDLEALEAALSEQTAALMLTNPNTLGLFERDITEIAEMVHDVGGLLYYDGANLNALLGRARPGDMGFDVMHYNVHKTFATPHGGGGPGAGPVGVVDELAPFLPAPRVREVENEYELFDPERTIGHVHGYQGNWLVLIKAFAYIARLGDEGLLDASAKAVLNANYLASQIDYEVPYGPFHHEFVASAGEQDAADVAKRMLDFGVHPPTTKWPEIVSEALMTEPTEVESKETLDLLASAFRRASASDAETLETAPSRTAAGRIDQTSAARNPRLSWHALDEE; from the coding sequence ATGAGCGATAACGTGTCCGACACGGAGAAGTCCGGTGTCGAAGACGCCTACTACGAGCAAGCACGCTACGTTCGGAACGGGAAGTACGAACCGTTGCTTGCAGAGAAGGATAGCACTCGTGTGACCATCGACGACGATGAGTCGCCGCTTCCCGCCGACCTAACGCGCGATACACTCGAGTTGCCGGGGCTTTCTGAACCCGAACTCGCTCGCCACTATACGCGTCTCTCTCAGATGATCTACGGCATCGATACCGGCCCCTATCCGCTCGGGTCGTGTACCATGAAGTACAATCCGAAGTTTACCGAAGACGTTGCGGCCCTCGAGTCGGGTGCCGTCCATCCGGGCCGCTCACCTGAAACGATTCAGGGAACCCTCGAGTTGCTCTACCGACTGCAGGGCTATCTTGCACAGATCGGGGGGATGGATGCGGTGACGCTCCAACCACCTGCCGGCGCTGCCGGCGAATTCGTCGGGATTCGTGTCGCCAACGCGTATCACGAACACAACGACGAAGGCCATCGTGACGAAGTCATTATTCCCGAAAGCGCCCACGGGACCAACTTTGCGACCGCGGCCCTCGGTGGCTACAACGTCGTATCGCTGCCCAGTAACGACGAAGGTCGAGTCGATCTCGAGGCGCTCGAGGCGGCCCTTTCAGAACAGACGGCGGCGTTGATGTTGACAAATCCGAACACGCTCGGGTTGTTCGAACGCGACATCACTGAAATCGCCGAAATGGTCCACGATGTCGGTGGTCTGTTGTACTACGATGGAGCGAACCTCAACGCTCTCCTTGGCCGCGCTCGGCCCGGTGATATGGGCTTCGACGTGATGCACTACAACGTCCACAAAACGTTTGCGACCCCACACGGCGGTGGTGGCCCAGGGGCCGGCCCGGTGGGGGTCGTCGACGAACTCGCACCGTTCTTGCCAGCGCCACGCGTTCGTGAAGTTGAGAACGAATATGAACTGTTCGACCCGGAGCGGACCATCGGTCACGTCCACGGCTATCAGGGCAACTGGCTCGTATTGATCAAAGCCTTCGCGTACATTGCGCGGTTGGGTGACGAAGGATTGCTCGATGCCAGTGCGAAAGCCGTGCTCAACGCGAACTATCTCGCGAGCCAAATCGACTATGAGGTTCCGTACGGTCCGTTCCATCACGAGTTCGTCGCCAGTGCCGGTGAGCAAGACGCGGCTGACGTCGCAAAACGGATGCTCGATTTCGGTGTCCATCCGCCCACGACCAAGTGGCCCGAAATCGTTTCGGAGGCACTCATGACCGAGCCAACCGAGGTCGAGAGCAAGGAAACGCTCGACCTGTTGGCTTCGGCGTTCAGACGCGCGAGTGCGTCCGACGCGGAAACCCTCGAGACCGCACCCAGTCGGACCGCTGCCGGTCGGATCGACCAGACGAGTGCGGCGCGAAATCCGCGACTCTCCTGGCACGCCCTCGACGAGGAGTAA
- a CDS encoding ABC transporter permease has protein sequence MSLANLSPRQRSKRLPELLVPALLGALILVYFAIPFVAFIARTDTANLVAGLSTPESQVAIRNSLLTAPVSTAIATVFGVPLAYVLARRSFVGKRFVEALVILPLIVPPVVGGAMILTAVGRFTPIGAAAAAVGISLTDSLIGVILAQTFVAAPFVIITARAGFGAVEERLEQASRSLGYGPLSTFWNVSLPLARGSIVAGIILTFARAIGEFGATMMVAYNPRTMPTRIWVDFIAGGIDSIAPLALALLGITLAVLAIVQRFGRVPTVVER, from the coding sequence ATGAGTCTCGCAAACCTTTCTCCGAGGCAGCGGTCAAAACGGTTGCCAGAGCTGCTCGTCCCCGCGCTCCTCGGTGCACTCATCCTCGTCTACTTTGCAATCCCGTTCGTCGCATTTATCGCTCGAACTGACACGGCAAACCTCGTCGCGGGGTTATCCACACCCGAATCGCAGGTGGCGATTCGAAACTCTCTCTTGACAGCCCCAGTTTCGACGGCGATCGCCACCGTTTTCGGCGTCCCGCTCGCGTACGTCCTGGCTCGACGGTCATTCGTCGGAAAACGATTCGTTGAAGCGCTCGTGATCTTGCCGCTTATCGTCCCACCGGTCGTCGGTGGTGCAATGATCCTCACTGCTGTCGGCCGGTTTACCCCGATAGGTGCTGCCGCCGCGGCTGTCGGTATTTCACTCACTGACAGTTTAATCGGTGTCATCCTCGCCCAGACGTTTGTCGCTGCTCCTTTCGTGATTATTACCGCCCGTGCCGGGTTTGGTGCGGTCGAAGAACGGTTAGAGCAGGCGTCTCGCTCGCTCGGGTACGGTCCGCTCTCCACGTTCTGGAACGTTTCACTGCCGCTCGCTCGAGGGTCAATCGTCGCAGGTATTATTCTGACGTTTGCTCGAGCGATCGGTGAGTTCGGTGCGACGATGATGGTTGCGTACAACCCACGGACGATGCCGACTCGCATCTGGGTTGACTTTATCGCGGGTGGTATCGATTCGATCGCACCGCTTGCACTCGCACTGCTCGGGATTACGCTCGCTGTTCTCGCGATAGTGCAACGATTCGGCCGTGTACCGACGGTGGTCGAACGATGA
- a CDS encoding Ig-like domain-containing protein, which translates to MIRRGEERAVSTIIGAVLILGILVTALALYQVNVVPDDNRAVEYEHHQGVQSQLLDVRNGLVNAPDRRVGSYSVALGTTYPTRTFTINPPPSSGTLETVGENRTIRLENVEVEGGDVGDYWNERELEFNTSSLVYQPRYNEYRNAPTIVYENSVLYNEQNGGQAALSGQRLIDGNTIQLVLLEGEYSSSQSGTVAVDFETVSASSNTIDLEANGNVTLSISSHLSQKRWEQLLSDEPRVQSVTNTSDGVEITLEEDDYTLQVAKVGLGSNIEDEKDQPAYLTVVEEPREVQEGETTRMTVEVRDGYNNPVSGVRVNGSVNDDAANEMVPDNDTTGSNGQVTFSYETGEDEGGNDVYLNASFKTEDPSSSEFDSDDPESVSRMITVRQSSSGNGGGSSDEGAFSGRIQDTDTGDRVLIKGDGLYRTVEIEDSNGNYTVYGVQEDDYENVVAGDYEKETDPFTVEPQATTSTVDFGDPPFFAVSNVDANDADAGETVTVTATVENTGFRTGEQLIELEIEDEDGDTKTVDSEPVNLSEDESKQVTLEWTTEAGDEGEYTANVSSDDDSDTDTLEVWDPDVEQGFLVSIDTTNEPVVEGDTLLVNSTVTNDGNETDTQDIVLKIDGEEKDRVLNEEIPGGESTEVTHEWVTEEGDAGDYTATVSSDNNSDSQQVTIEEYSLDISYEEDPTREGSRGVEFSIRNAGATADIDRILVEDINRNTYDLEIEEGVLVQRSDLNVSVIENHDSYTIMSGDVIAYELQFGGTGNVGGQQLTITLYTESGDEIELGTVTVS; encoded by the coding sequence ATGATACGCCGGGGTGAGGAGCGGGCCGTTTCGACGATCATCGGTGCAGTCCTCATCCTCGGCATTCTCGTTACCGCGCTCGCGTTGTACCAGGTAAACGTCGTTCCCGATGATAACCGGGCCGTCGAGTACGAACACCATCAGGGCGTCCAGAGTCAACTGCTCGACGTTCGTAACGGGCTGGTGAACGCGCCTGACCGACGCGTGGGCTCGTATTCGGTCGCGCTCGGGACGACGTATCCGACGCGAACGTTTACGATCAATCCGCCGCCCTCTTCGGGGACACTCGAGACAGTTGGGGAGAATCGGACGATACGCCTCGAGAATGTCGAGGTTGAAGGCGGTGATGTCGGTGACTACTGGAACGAACGTGAACTCGAGTTCAATACGAGTTCGCTCGTTTATCAGCCGCGGTATAACGAGTATCGCAACGCACCAACTATCGTCTACGAGAATTCGGTCCTGTACAACGAACAGAATGGTGGGCAAGCAGCTTTGAGCGGGCAACGGCTAATCGATGGTAATACGATTCAGCTTGTTTTGCTCGAGGGTGAGTACTCCTCGAGTCAATCCGGTACGGTGGCTGTCGATTTCGAAACGGTGAGTGCGTCCTCGAATACGATTGATCTCGAGGCCAACGGGAATGTGACTCTGTCCATATCGAGCCACTTGAGCCAGAAGCGATGGGAACAACTCCTGTCGGATGAGCCTCGAGTGCAATCAGTCACCAACACGAGTGATGGCGTCGAAATTACGCTCGAGGAAGATGACTACACGTTACAAGTTGCAAAGGTTGGACTCGGGAGCAACATCGAAGATGAAAAAGACCAACCTGCATATTTGACCGTCGTCGAGGAGCCTCGGGAGGTTCAGGAGGGTGAAACTACCCGAATGACGGTTGAAGTACGGGATGGATACAATAATCCGGTATCTGGCGTCCGGGTCAACGGGAGCGTCAACGATGACGCGGCTAACGAGATGGTGCCGGATAATGACACGACCGGCAGTAATGGGCAAGTGACCTTTTCGTACGAAACTGGAGAGGATGAAGGCGGTAACGACGTTTACCTCAACGCCAGTTTCAAAACCGAGGATCCGAGTTCGAGTGAGTTCGATTCCGACGATCCGGAAAGCGTGAGCAGGATGATAACGGTGCGCCAATCCTCGAGTGGAAATGGCGGCGGATCAAGTGACGAAGGGGCATTCAGCGGTCGAATACAGGATACAGATACGGGTGATCGTGTCCTCATCAAGGGCGATGGCTTGTATCGGACCGTGGAGATTGAGGACAGTAACGGCAACTACACCGTGTACGGCGTTCAAGAGGACGATTACGAAAACGTCGTTGCGGGCGATTACGAAAAGGAAACTGATCCTTTCACTGTCGAACCGCAAGCAACGACGAGTACCGTTGATTTCGGTGACCCGCCATTCTTCGCCGTTTCGAACGTCGACGCCAACGATGCCGATGCAGGTGAGACCGTTACGGTGACGGCCACGGTAGAGAATACTGGGTTCCGGACCGGTGAACAGTTGATCGAACTCGAGATCGAAGACGAAGATGGAGATACTAAAACGGTCGATTCAGAGCCTGTCAACCTGAGTGAAGACGAATCCAAGCAAGTAACTCTCGAGTGGACAACCGAGGCGGGTGACGAAGGTGAGTATACTGCCAACGTCTCGAGCGATGACGATAGCGACACGGATACTCTCGAGGTTTGGGATCCTGATGTAGAACAGGGATTCCTCGTGAGCATTGATACTACCAACGAACCAGTGGTCGAGGGTGATACCCTACTGGTCAATTCGACCGTCACCAACGATGGCAACGAAACGGACACGCAGGATATCGTCCTCAAGATCGATGGTGAGGAAAAAGACCGTGTTTTGAACGAGGAGATTCCAGGTGGCGAAAGTACAGAGGTCACGCATGAGTGGGTCACTGAAGAGGGTGATGCCGGTGACTATACGGCTACTGTCTCGAGTGATAACAATAGTGACTCTCAGCAGGTAACTATCGAAGAATATAGTTTGGATATCAGCTATGAGGAAGATCCGACGAGAGAGGGTTCAAGAGGTGTTGAGTTCTCTATCCGAAATGCTGGTGCTACAGCTGATATTGATAGAATACTTGTCGAGGATATTAATAGAAACACTTACGATCTTGAGATAGAAGAAGGCGTTCTAGTGCAGAGGTCCGATCTAAATGTTAGTGTTATAGAAAATCATGATTCATATACAATCATGTCTGGTGATGTAATTGCTTATGAATTACAATTCGGTGGAACAGGTAATGTGGGTGGTCAACAACTGACAATAACATTGTATACCGAAAGTGGTGATGAAATAGAACTTGGGACCGTAACCGTAAGTTAA
- a CDS encoding extracellular solute-binding protein, with protein MSLRGSHNQRAVSRRSALVRVGGVLGTTLAGCLGASSSSVHVLSAGSLARTFEDHIGPAFEEETGIQIHGEYYGANAVMRMVEDRTKHPDVIVSADATLLRDRLYGDFTHWDVVFATNSVGIGYNELTEFGRGLEDGEPWYELALESNEGDISIGDPDLDPLGYRAVQAFELAENEYDLDGFRDKMMGLVYEEPDEPQMMAGVETGSRAAAIVYRNMAIDHDMPFFEFPDEYNFAVPALADHYGTVEFTTDEEGYTAIGRPVLYNATVNDEADASEAGHDLVQFLIDETDLLVEAGLSVEDSVPRLEGDVPGGITV; from the coding sequence ATGTCTCTTCGTGGCTCTCACAACCAGCGGGCGGTGAGTCGCCGTAGCGCTCTGGTCAGGGTTGGTGGTGTCCTCGGTACCACGCTTGCGGGCTGTTTGGGAGCTAGTTCTAGTTCGGTACATGTTTTGTCAGCCGGCAGTCTCGCACGTACGTTCGAAGACCACATCGGACCAGCGTTCGAGGAGGAAACCGGTATCCAGATCCATGGAGAGTATTATGGGGCTAATGCAGTGATGCGAATGGTCGAAGACCGGACGAAACACCCCGACGTCATTGTCAGCGCCGACGCAACGCTTCTGCGAGACCGACTGTACGGTGATTTCACCCACTGGGACGTCGTCTTTGCAACGAATAGTGTCGGTATCGGATACAACGAACTGACGGAGTTTGGACGGGGCCTCGAGGACGGTGAACCCTGGTACGAACTGGCGCTCGAGTCGAACGAGGGCGACATATCGATCGGAGATCCAGATCTCGATCCCCTTGGGTACCGGGCTGTGCAGGCGTTCGAGCTGGCTGAAAACGAGTACGATCTTGACGGATTCCGGGACAAAATGATGGGCCTCGTTTACGAGGAGCCGGACGAACCGCAGATGATGGCCGGGGTAGAAACCGGGTCGCGGGCAGCAGCCATAGTATACCGGAATATGGCGATCGATCACGACATGCCCTTCTTCGAGTTTCCCGACGAGTACAACTTTGCAGTACCCGCGTTGGCAGACCACTATGGGACTGTCGAGTTCACGACGGACGAAGAAGGATACACTGCAATAGGGCGTCCAGTGTTGTACAACGCAACGGTGAACGACGAAGCGGACGCGTCCGAAGCCGGACACGACCTCGTTCAGTTTCTCATCGATGAGACCGACTTGCTGGTCGAGGCCGGGCTGTCGGTAGAAGATAGCGTACCTCGTTTGGAAGGTGACGTTCCGGGTGGGATCACTGTATGA
- the hmgB gene encoding hydroxymethylglutaryl-CoA synthase: protein MKSVGIDAVEIWTGNLKLDLPGTFAEQMGDDPAKYTKGLGLNASSFPDSYEDIVTMGANAAHRLMERKGLEPDDIGRIDVATESAFDNSKPVSTYVAGCLEQVFEGDFHHANKGERKFACIAGTQSLDDAYNWIRAGRNRGRAALVIATDTALYARGDAGEATQGAGAVAMLISEDPDLVELSTEQGFGSADETDFLKPNQQFPSVDGKRSVQVYLARMREALVDYQREAGTITVDDFRYAPFHTPFPGMVRKAALLAYRHITRDTEIEDELAEDIGRQPREEAFDDEEAFHDAIREYMDALKGTDRYQEWYANTIEPTLTISREVGNWYTGSVHVARASALKHAAENDIDMAGEALLVGSYGSGAQAEIHTEVVQENWREEIEALNVDDQLEARYDINWEDYEEIHDAHNHEMDVDIEPLTTPEGEFVFDGWGRMGERKYRFVD, encoded by the coding sequence ATGAAATCCGTCGGTATCGACGCCGTCGAAATCTGGACGGGCAACCTGAAACTCGACCTGCCTGGCACGTTCGCCGAGCAGATGGGTGATGACCCCGCCAAGTACACGAAAGGACTCGGTCTCAACGCCTCCTCGTTCCCCGACAGTTACGAGGATATCGTCACCATGGGGGCCAACGCCGCGCACCGTCTGATGGAGCGCAAGGGCCTCGAGCCGGACGATATCGGCCGAATCGACGTCGCAACCGAGAGCGCGTTCGACAACTCGAAACCGGTTTCGACGTACGTCGCAGGCTGCCTCGAGCAGGTGTTCGAGGGGGACTTCCACCACGCGAACAAAGGCGAGCGCAAGTTCGCCTGTATCGCGGGTACCCAGAGCCTGGACGACGCGTACAACTGGATCCGTGCGGGCCGCAACCGCGGGCGCGCCGCGCTCGTGATTGCGACCGACACTGCTCTCTATGCTCGAGGCGATGCCGGCGAGGCAACCCAGGGTGCAGGTGCGGTGGCGATGTTGATCAGCGAGGACCCCGACCTGGTCGAACTGTCGACCGAGCAGGGCTTCGGGTCGGCCGACGAAACCGACTTCCTCAAGCCAAATCAGCAGTTCCCCAGCGTGGACGGCAAACGGTCGGTGCAGGTGTACCTCGCGCGGATGCGCGAAGCGCTCGTGGACTACCAGCGCGAAGCCGGGACGATCACCGTCGACGACTTCCGGTACGCGCCGTTCCACACGCCGTTCCCCGGGATGGTCCGGAAAGCGGCGCTGCTCGCCTACCGTCACATCACGCGCGATACCGAAATCGAGGACGAACTCGCCGAAGACATCGGTCGCCAGCCTCGCGAGGAGGCATTCGACGACGAGGAAGCGTTCCACGATGCGATCCGAGAGTACATGGACGCCCTCAAAGGCACCGACCGATACCAGGAGTGGTACGCAAACACCATCGAACCCACGTTGACGATCTCTCGAGAGGTCGGCAACTGGTACACTGGTTCGGTCCACGTGGCACGGGCGAGCGCGCTCAAACACGCCGCCGAAAACGACATCGACATGGCTGGTGAGGCACTGCTCGTCGGCTCGTATGGGAGCGGTGCCCAGGCCGAAATCCACACCGAAGTCGTCCAGGAGAACTGGCGCGAAGAGATCGAGGCGTTGAACGTCGACGACCAGCTCGAGGCGCGCTACGATATCAACTGGGAGGATTACGAGGAGATTCACGACGCACACAATCACGAGATGGACGTCGATATCGAACCGCTGACCACCCCAGAAGGCGAGTTCGTCTTCGACGGGTGGGGTCGTATGGGCGAGCGTAAATATCGATTCGTCGACTGA